One part of the Amphiura filiformis chromosome 5, Afil_fr2py, whole genome shotgun sequence genome encodes these proteins:
- the LOC140152815 gene encoding uncharacterized protein, which translates to MDACMHAGISTKEQSEWQTVCRRQNNRREQSQDIPDDAKAAQKMPAASTLRVPSPVGIRRSNFQRKGSGKSVHSGNSSQTSSKQSSRQPSLSDTASSQSTVKCEQNTGKGDNSNGCVKSIKPTRDLLQAVAQDIPKNAWRWIFRELMKKNSEKGREENIIQNIEANHDKDLGEQKFQALLAWINCVGDKATVYDLDQALRKHDCASVADKHISGEPRATSKVAQQDSTDGPAVKKDVAQNIEIRRVSVDQSNIQLSQDGNTITFSVPAQILANTKCQQQKPDDVSSHEYKSSIVAILIANIINPNQYPQGCKMKLSDLASKFEEKYGSQLKFRNLGVGKLKPFLVQSSWFTLHKDASGNDIVEQTAPTPSPSADSGVSGMFRQESVISDDTGSEREDYDTAHHSPSETPFRTPDGFARKTLNPIALDMEMGLNEGISAQLLEGLLKRPQSKSLKFVNESEYLDKRKFTCDVVSLWNTPDRQTSYIVVGVCPKSSPPHKRIGVNDIRQDKYYQELFYEGAFSYKPPFRYSEILFEGIRYGVFVIPRSKGYGNGDPCYAENNDRCGLWQQENICYCNPKNSIAGRKATKKIIRWFSALDSVTEFPTSPKDAAEEWNKEWEDIKSQIGGLVRDRVPSLVLSSCNPETRYLGSLGKFPWVKVWDFDPQSKTSGVLKACYDEGLKDRVRVSTWKDAACDTPSDGTTDWVFVRGLEDIADTVIDAQDLRCWSRKVKTSLNAHCRQLAEHCHSKEKPLLVVVLWYDNFQYISHLARLLQKIDDETRDAQFLLIMPHLPKNKMQSMHLEALRQQVGIDRVAQIPLSNLCHNLYHCACPFQTEMGGNYMLPVSDGTYDADINDRDFHWYNEEIEVLYSSPIAQEMWNDTKLGESFFSGGLLQWTDCELGMIDAKRSLYKPLMQNVMGCVRKQTSTVINLFHEPSSGGTTLSRRLLWDLHLITPCAYVGSSSFKPSQVYERLASLYQKTQLPIVLLVDGAVPKLVKELESDKRYVSVPTIILHVQQYTGESSDKTHGSNQHWLTAKVDCLEAMSLLHVFSHSCSKETLVNLRALVEEVKEGKLHNMNEFKQIHVA; encoded by the exons ATGGATGCGTGTATGCATGCAGGGATCAGTACGAAAGAACAAAGTGAATGGCAAACCGTGTGTAGACGACAAAATAACAGAAGAGAACAATCACAAG ACATTCCAGATGATGCCAAAGCAGCACAGAAAATGCCAGCAGCATCTACATTACGAGTTCCTTCACCTGTTGGGATCAGACGTAGCAATTTCCAAAGAAAAGGATCTGGTAAAAGTGTGCATTCAGGGAACAGTTCTCAGACATCATCAAAACAATCATCAAGGCAACCTAGTTTATCAGACACAGCTTCATCCCAAAGTACTGTCAAATGTGAACAAAACACAGGAAAAG GTGATAATTCCAATGGGTGTGTGAAATCAATCAAACCAACCAGAGACCTACTCCAAGCAGTGGCCCAAGACATTCCAAAGAATGCATGGAGGTGGATTTTCAGGGAACTGATGAAGAAGAACTCAGAAAAAGGCAGGGAGGAGAATATCATACAGAATATAGAAGCCAATCATGACAAGGACTTGGGCGAGCAGAAGTTCCAGGCACTACTAGCATGGATAAATTGTGTAGGAGACAAGGCTACTGTGTATGATCTTGATCAAGCATTGAGAAAGCATGACTGTGCAAGTGTTGCAGATAAACACATCAGTGGTGAGCCTCGTGCTACATCCAAAGTAGCCCAGCAAGATAGTACAG ATGGCCCAGCTGTAAAGAAGGATGTCgctcaaaatattgaaattcgGCGTGTCAGCGTTGATCAATCCAATATCCAGCTGTCTCAGGATGGTAATACAATTACATTCAGCGTGCCAGCACAAATACTGGCTAACACCAAGTGCCAGCAACAAAAACCAG ATGACGTATCATCGCATGAATATAAGTCCAGTATTGTAGCCATATTGATTGCCAACATCATCAACCCCAACCAGTATCCACAGGGCTGCAAGATGAAACTGTCAGATTTAGCTTCCAAGTTTGAAGAAAAGTATGGTAGCCAGCTTAAATTCAGGAATCTTGGTGTGGGTAAACTGAAACCCTTTTTAGTGCAAAGTTCTTGGTTTACCTTACACAAGGATGCATCTGGAAACGATATTGTTGAACAAACTGCACCAACACCAAGTCCATCAGCTGATAGTGGAGTAAGTGGCATGTTCAGACAAGAATCGGTCATCAGTGATGATACAGGTTCTGAACGTGAGGATTATGACACAGCACACCATAGCCCATCTGAGACTCCATTTAGAACACCTGATGGATTTGCTAGAAAGACCCTCAACCCTATTGCCCTAGACATGGAAATGGGACTCAACGAGGGTATATCTGCACAGCTTCTAGAAGGGTTACTCAAAAGACCTCAAAGCAAATCCTTGAAGTTTGTTAATGAATCAGAATATCTTGACAAGAGAAAATTCACTTGTGATGTAGTTTCACTGTGGAACACCCCAGATAGACAAACTAGCTACATAGTAGTCGGTGTGTGCCCCAAAAGCTCACCACCTCATAAACGAATCGGTGTGAATGATATCAGACAAGACAAGTACTATCAGGAACTCTTTTATGAAGGAGCCTTTTCCTACAAGCCCCCTTTCAGGTACTCAGAAATATTATTTGAAGGGATAAGGTACGGAGTCTTTGTTATACCAAGAAGTAAAGGGTATGGCAATGGTGATCCATGCTATGCTGAAAACAATGATCGTTGTGGCCTGTGGCAACAAGAAAACATTTGCTACTGCAACCCAAAGAACAGTATTGCTGGGAGGAAAGCAACTAAGAAGATAATCAGGTGGTTTAGTGCTTTAGATAGTGTGACAGAATTTCCCACATCACCAAAAGATGCTGCTGAAGAATGGAATAAAGAGTGGGAAGACATCAAGTCACAAATTGGAGGATTGGTCCGTGACAGAGTTCCAAGCCTAGTCCTTAGTAGCTGCAATCCAGAAACACGGTATCTTGGTTCTCTAGGAAAATTCCCATGGGTCAAAGTGTGGGATTTTGACCCGCAGAGTAAAACATCTGGTGTTCTGAAAGCTTGCTATGACGAAGGCTTGAAAGATAGGGTTAGGGTGTCAACTTGGAAAGATGCAGCCTGTGATACTCCTTCAGATGGAACTACAGATTGGGTCTTTGTCAGAGGCTTAGAAGACATTGCAGACACTGTGATTGACGCTCAAGATCTTCGATGCTGGTCTAGGAAAGTGAAAACATCCCTCAACGCCCACTGTAGACAATTAGCAGAACACTGCCACAGTAAAGAGAAGCCCTTGTTGGTTGTCGTACTATGGTATGACAACTTCCAGTACATCAGCCATTTAGCTCGGCTTTTGCAGAAAATAGATGATGAAACAAGAGATGCTCAATTTCTCCTCATCATGCCCCATCTACCAAAAAACAAGATGCAAAGTATGCACCTAGAGGCTCTTCGTCAACAGGTCGGGATTGACCGTGTAGCTCAGATACCTCTATCGAATCTTTGTCATAATCTGTATCACTGCGCTTGCCCATTTCAAACTGAAATGGGCGGCAATTACATGCTGCCAGTATCAGATGGAACCTATGATGCCGATATCAATGATCGAGATTTCCATTGGTACAACGAAGAAATAGAAGTTCTTTACTCAAGTCCAATTGCTCAGGAGATGTGGAATGACACAAAGCTTGGTGAATCGTTCTTCAGTGGTGGACTTCTACAATGGACTGACTGTGAATTGGGCATGATAGATGCAAAGCGATCCCTCTACAAACCACTGATGCAAAATGTGATGGGTTGTGTGCGTAAACAAACATCAACAGTCATCAATCTGTTCCATGAACCCTCGTCTGGTGGTACTACCTTGAGTAGACGACTACTTTGGGATCTACATCTCATTACACCATGCGCCTACGTAGGCTCAAGCTCTTTTAAACCAAGCCAGGTTTACGAGAGGTTGGCATCGCTGTATCAGAAGACGCAACTACCGATTGTTCTTCTTGTGGATGGAGCTGTACCAAAATTGGTGAAAGAGTTGGAGTCCGATAAAAGGTATGTCAGTGTACCCACTATAATACTTCATGTACAGCAATACACTGGTGAGAGCAGTGACAAGACACATGGAAGCAATCAGCATTGGTTGACGGCAAAAGTGGACTGTTTAGAAGCCATGTCTCTGTTACATGTGTTTTCTCACAGCTGCTCAAAGGAGACACTGGTGAATCTAAGAGCACTAGTGGAAGAGGTCAAGGAGGGGAAATTGCATAATATGAACGAATTTAAGCAAATCCATGTAGCATGA